The genomic DNA TCGACGTGCGCCACGACCTGACCAACCACGCGGCCGGCCGTGAGGCCTATGCCGCCGGCCATATTCCCGGCGCCCGCTACCTCGACCACGAAACCGAGCTGGCCGCCGCCCGGAACGGCAAGAACGGCCGCCATCCGCTGCCCGACCGCGGCCAGTTCGGCGCGTTGATGGCGGCGCACGGCGTCACGCCTGAAACCCTGGTGGTGGCCTATGACGCCAGCGGCGGCATGTACGCCGCGCACCTGTGGTGGATGCTGCGCTGGCTGGGCCACGACCGGGTCGCCGTGCTCGACGGCGGCTGGCAGGCCTGGCAGGCGGCCGGGCTGCCCACTTCCACCGAGGCGGCCGCGCCGGTGCAGGCGAGTGCGCCGGTGACGCCGGCGGCGCCGCTCGTGGGCAGCGTGGATGCGCAGGCGGTGCTGGACAACATCGCCCGGCCCGGATTCACCGTGATCGACGCGCGCGCCGCCAACCGCTATCGCGGCGAGGTTGAGCCGATGGATCCGGTGGCCGGCCACATCCCTGGCGCGTTGAATCGTCCGAACGGCCAGAACCTGCAGGCCGACGGCCGCTTCAAGGACGCGGCGCAGTTGCGCCAGGAATTCACCGCCTTGCTGGATGGCCGCGACCCTGCGGCCATCGTGCACCAGTGCGGTTCGGGTATCACCGCCTGCCACAACCTGCTGTCGATGGAAATCGCCGGCCTGGCCGGCTCGCGCCTTTATCCGGGCTCGTGGAGCGAGTGGTGCAGCGATCCGTCCCGGCCGGTGGCCAAGGGCGAGTGAACGCACCGGCCGGCCCCGCCGCAAACCGGGCCTGAAACCGCGCCGTGGTATTCCGACGGCGCGGGTGGCGGTCTTACCAGACCGCCGCCAGCTTGACCCGTCCGGAGACGCTTTCGGCGATTTCCAGGAAGTGGTCCAGCGGCGGCGTGGCCAGCCCCGGCACCTTGGCCATGTCGTCCCAGCGCCTCAGGCGGATCGCATCCGGCGCGCC from Achromobacter xylosoxidans includes the following:
- a CDS encoding sulfurtransferase produces the protein MTMTLISVADLATHLGAADVRVFDVRHDLTNHAAGREAYAAGHIPGARYLDHETELAAARNGKNGRHPLPDRGQFGALMAAHGVTPETLVVAYDASGGMYAAHLWWMLRWLGHDRVAVLDGGWQAWQAAGLPTSTEAAAPVQASAPVTPAAPLVGSVDAQAVLDNIARPGFTVIDARAANRYRGEVEPMDPVAGHIPGALNRPNGQNLQADGRFKDAAQLRQEFTALLDGRDPAAIVHQCGSGITACHNLLSMEIAGLAGSRLYPGSWSEWCSDPSRPVAKGE